From Rutidosis leptorrhynchoides isolate AG116_Rl617_1_P2 unplaced genomic scaffold, CSIRO_AGI_Rlap_v1 contig488, whole genome shotgun sequence, a single genomic window includes:
- the LOC139883996 gene encoding LOW QUALITY PROTEIN: peptidyl-prolyl cis-trans isomerase FKBP62-like (The sequence of the model RefSeq protein was modified relative to this genomic sequence to represent the inferred CDS: inserted 1 base in 1 codon) translates to MDDDFDIPPAEEFMNDDMDLPDVDSPILKVGEEKEIGKQGLKKKLLKEGEGWDTPEPGDEVEVHYTGTLLDGTKFDSSRDRGTPFKFTLGQGQVIKGWDQGIKTMKKGENALFTIPADLAYGASGSPPTIPPNATLQFDVELLSWTSVKDICKDGGIFKKIVKAGEKWENPKDLDEVXVNYEVKIEDGPVVAKSDGVEFAVKEGYFCPAIPIAVKTMKKGEKVVLTVKPQYGFGEKGRPSKGDEGAVPPNATLEITLELVSWKTVSDITDDKKVLKKILKEGEGYERPNDGAVVRVKIMGKLQDGSMFMKKGHEEGSDLFEFKTDEEQVIDGLDRAVMGMKKSEVALITIAPEYAFGNSESQQELAVVPANSTVYYEVELVSFDKEKESWDMNTEEKIDAAGRKKEEGNALFKAGKYARASKRYEKAVKYIDYDSAFGDEEKKQAKALKVACNLNDAACKLKLKDYKEAEKLCTKVLDMDSRNVKALYRRAQAYIQLADLDLAEFDIKKALEIDPNNRDVKLEYKVLKEKMKEYNKKEAKFYGNMFSKMNKH, encoded by the exons ATGGATGACGATTTCGATATCCCTCCAGCCGAAGAATTCATGAACGACGACATGGATCTACCCGACGTCGACAGCCCCATTTTGAAAGTCGGAGAAGAGAAAGAGATCGGGAAACAAGGTTTGAAGAAGAAGCTTCTCAAGGAAGGTGAAGGCTGGGATACACCTGAGCCTGGTGATGAAGTAGAAG TACATTATACGGGAACGCTACTTGACGGGACTAAATTTGATTCCAGTCGCGATAGGGGCACTCCCTTTAAGTTCACACTTGGTCAAG GACAAGTGATCAAAGGATGGGACCAAGGAATTAAGACTATGAAGAAAGGTGAAAATGCATTGTTCACCATCCCAGCTGACCTAGCCTACGGTGCATCTGGCTCACCTCCAACCATCCCTCCTAATGCAACTCTTCAATTTGATGTTGAATTGCTGTCGTGGACTAGCGTAAAGGACATTTGCAAGGACGGTGGGATATTTAAAAAAATTGTCAAGGCAGGAGAGAAATGGGAGAACCCAAAGGATCTCGATGAAG TCGTCAATTATGAAGTTAAGATtgaggatggtccagttgttgccAAATCAGATGGCGTGGAATTTGCCGTCAAGGAGG GTTATTTCTGTCCTGCAATTCCCATTGCTGTTAAAACAATGAAGAAAGGCGAAAAGGTGGTACTTACAGTGAAGCCACAAT ATGGTTTTGGTGAGAAGGGTAGGCCCTCTAAAGGCGATGAAGGTGCTGTGCCGCCAAATGCCACCCTTGAGATTACGCTGGAGTTGGTGTCGTGGAAAACTGTTTCTGATATTACAGATGACAAGAAAGTCCTCAAGAAGATCTTGAAAGAAGGGGAGGGATATGAACGCCCTAATGATGGAGCTGTTGTCAGAG TCAAAATTATGGGAAAACTTCAAGACGGCTCAATGTTCATGAAGAAAGGCCATGAAGAGGGATCAGATCTATTCGAGTTCAAGACAGATGAAG AACAAGTGATTGATGGCCTCGATAGAGCCGTGATGGGTATGAAGAAGAGCGAAGTAGCATTAATAACGATTGCACCAGAATATGCATTTGGGAATTCTGAATCCCAGCAGGAATTGGCAGTTGTACCTGCTAATTCAACTGTATACTATGAAGTTGAGTTAGTGTCTTTCGACAAG GAGAAGGAATCCTGGGACATGAACACCGAGGAAAAGATCGATGCTGCTGGCAGAAAGAAGGAGGAAGGAAATGCTCTATTCAAGGCTGGTAAATATGCCAGGGCCTCAAAGAGATATGAAAAG GCTGTGAAGTACATAGATTATGATTCGGCATTTGGTGATGAGGAAAAGAAGCAGGCAAAGGCATTGAAGGTTGCTTGCAATCTCAATGATGCAGCTTGCAAGCTGAAACTGAAAGACTACAAGGAGGCTGAAAAGCTTTGCACAAAG GTGCTAGACATGGACAGTAGAAATGTAAAGGCTCTCTACAGGAGAGCTCAGGCATACATCCAACTGGCGGATTTGGATTTGGCCGAGTTTGATATCAAGAAAGCCCTCGAGATTGACCCGAACAACAG GGATGTCAAGCTGGAGTACAAAGTCTTGAAAGAGAAAATGAAGGAGTACAACAAGAAAGAAGCTAAATTTTATGGAAATATGTTCTCCAAAATGAACAAGCACTAA